A window of the Cryptosporangium minutisporangium genome harbors these coding sequences:
- a CDS encoding ABC transporter ATP-binding protein: MIRTRHLTKRYGSTSAVEDLSLDVLPGRVTGFLGPNGAGKSTTMRLVLGLDAPTAGTAEVNGRAYRDLAIPLREVGALLDGRALHPGRSGYHHLLYLAQANGLPRERVAEVLAEVGLTDVARRRAGTYSLGMAQRLGIAAALLGEPSVLILDEPVNGLDTDGIRWLRTLLRRVAAEGRTVLLSSHLMSEMELTADHLVVIGAGRLLVDTDMQGFLTAHSQAYTVVRAAEAERLRDVLRDAGGTVRPDQRGGWQVAGVDTATIGELAGAHRIVLHELTPHRDSLEDAYARLTDDVGAHRTRTAA, translated from the coding sequence ATGATCCGGACGCGGCACTTGACGAAACGGTACGGCAGCACATCGGCCGTCGAGGACCTCTCACTCGACGTCCTTCCCGGCCGCGTGACGGGCTTCCTCGGCCCCAACGGCGCAGGCAAGTCGACGACGATGCGGCTCGTCCTCGGCCTGGACGCGCCGACGGCGGGCACGGCGGAGGTGAACGGGCGGGCCTACCGGGACCTCGCGATCCCGCTGCGGGAGGTCGGCGCACTGCTCGACGGCCGGGCGCTGCACCCGGGTCGCAGCGGCTACCACCACCTGCTCTACCTCGCGCAGGCGAACGGTCTGCCCCGCGAGCGGGTCGCCGAGGTCCTGGCGGAGGTCGGGCTCACCGACGTCGCCCGACGCCGAGCCGGGACGTACTCGCTGGGTATGGCGCAGCGCCTCGGGATCGCCGCGGCGCTGCTCGGCGAGCCGTCCGTGCTGATCCTCGACGAGCCGGTCAACGGGTTGGACACCGACGGCATCCGGTGGCTGCGAACGCTGCTCCGGCGCGTGGCGGCCGAGGGCCGCACGGTCCTGCTCTCCAGCCACCTGATGAGCGAGATGGAGCTCACCGCCGACCACCTGGTCGTGATCGGTGCCGGACGGCTGCTCGTCGACACCGACATGCAGGGCTTCCTCACCGCGCACTCGCAGGCGTACACGGTGGTCCGCGCGGCGGAGGCCGAACGCCTGCGGGACGTCCTCCGGGACGCCGGTGGCACGGTCCGGCCGGATCAACGAGGCGGGTGGCAGGTCGCCGGGGTGGACACCGCGACCATCGGCGAGTTGGCCGGCGCGCACCGGATCGTCCTGCACGAGTTGACGCCGCACCGGGACTCGCTCGAGGACGCCTACGCTCGCCTGACCGACGACGTGGGTGCCCATCGGACGAGGACGGCCGCATGA
- a CDS encoding UDP-N-acetylglucosamine--N-acetylmuramyl-(pentapeptide) pyrophosphoryl-undecaprenol N-acetylglucosamine transferase, whose translation MTSASAARPFRLIVSGGGTGGHTYPALTAVRALQSRLAGALDVLWIGSANSLESRVAEAEGIRFESVATGKVRRDRNPLKMLSAANMRDMARVPVGANEARSLVSKFRPDVVLATGGYVAVPVGLAAKMCRRPLVVHEQTVRLGLANRTLARVATRMALSSESSVELLPESARASAVVTGNPVRPAVLAGEPQKAIEALGLQGFDPVLPTVYVTGGAQGAVQINRLVRELLPWLLTQANVLHQCGPANVEDLRTVAATLPVELAARYHVTGYLGTELPDVLALADVVVSRSGAGTIAELTALGKASVLIPYAAAAGGEQAHNARHLADAGAAIGLLGEVSADDLRSAVAPLLADPSRRREVADAARAHGRPDAADRLVDVLLAVATPTA comes from the coding sequence GTGACTTCTGCCTCTGCCGCCCGGCCGTTCCGCCTGATCGTTTCGGGAGGAGGAACCGGAGGCCACACGTATCCCGCCCTGACCGCCGTGCGCGCGCTGCAGTCGCGGCTGGCCGGGGCGTTGGACGTGCTCTGGATCGGCTCCGCGAACAGCTTGGAGTCCCGGGTGGCCGAGGCGGAGGGAATCCGGTTCGAGTCGGTGGCGACCGGCAAGGTCCGTCGCGACCGCAACCCGCTGAAGATGCTCTCCGCCGCGAACATGCGGGACATGGCGCGGGTCCCGGTGGGTGCGAACGAGGCGCGGTCGCTGGTGTCGAAGTTCCGCCCGGACGTCGTCCTGGCGACCGGTGGTTACGTGGCGGTGCCGGTCGGCCTGGCGGCGAAGATGTGCCGTCGTCCGCTGGTGGTGCACGAGCAGACCGTCCGGCTCGGCCTGGCCAACCGGACGCTGGCCCGGGTGGCCACCCGGATGGCGCTCTCGTCCGAGTCGAGTGTGGAGTTGCTGCCGGAGTCGGCCCGGGCGTCGGCGGTCGTGACCGGCAATCCGGTGCGCCCCGCGGTGCTCGCCGGCGAGCCGCAGAAAGCGATCGAAGCGCTCGGCCTGCAGGGCTTCGACCCGGTGCTGCCGACCGTCTACGTGACCGGCGGCGCGCAGGGCGCGGTGCAGATCAACCGGCTGGTGCGTGAGCTCCTGCCGTGGCTGCTCACCCAGGCCAACGTCCTGCACCAGTGCGGCCCGGCGAACGTCGAGGACTTGCGGACGGTCGCTGCCACGCTGCCGGTCGAGCTCGCCGCGCGGTACCACGTGACCGGCTACCTGGGCACCGAGCTGCCGGACGTCCTCGCGCTGGCCGACGTCGTGGTGTCCCGGAGCGGTGCGGGCACGATCGCGGAGCTCACCGCGCTGGGCAAGGCGTCGGTGCTGATCCCGTACGCGGCGGCGGCCGGTGGCGAGCAGGCGCACAACGCGCGGCACCTGGCGGACGCCGGTGCGGCGATCGGGTTGCTGGGGGAGGTGTCGGCCGACGACCTGCGGAGTGCGGTGGCGCCGCTGCTGGCCGATCCGTCCCGGCGACGGGAGGTCGCCGACGCGGCGCGTGCCCACGGCCGCCCGGACGCCGCTGACCGCCTGGTCGACGTCCTGCTCGCGGTGGCTACGCCGACCGCCTGA
- a CDS encoding siderophore-interacting protein, whose translation MARQNLHANRIKPQTSELLTLHVLRREQISPHFSRVTLGRGDVERFVPMGFDQWFRLFIPVSDGSLARAPQKLNTIAFLRFLAVSKSERPVLRNYTVRDYREDGPDGPELDVDFVLHGSASDETAGPAATWASTCTEGDPVAIFDEGVGFNPPDGLNRVRLVADESGLPAVAGILRSLPADATGEAIVEVPSAEDQQPLTGPTGVEVTWVVRPDPHGVPGQAALAAASALPATTEPFYGWVVGEQSLPTELRRHWVGQGVPKNHIMFCGYWRVGRSQ comes from the coding sequence ATGGCCCGGCAGAACCTGCACGCGAACCGCATCAAGCCCCAGACGTCCGAGTTGCTCACCCTGCACGTCCTGCGCCGGGAACAGATCTCGCCCCACTTCAGCCGGGTGACGCTGGGCCGCGGTGACGTCGAACGGTTCGTGCCGATGGGGTTCGACCAGTGGTTCCGTCTGTTCATCCCGGTGTCCGACGGCTCGCTGGCGCGGGCACCGCAGAAGCTCAACACGATCGCCTTCCTGCGCTTCCTGGCCGTCTCGAAGTCCGAGCGTCCGGTGCTGCGCAACTACACGGTCCGGGACTACCGCGAAGACGGCCCGGACGGCCCCGAGCTGGACGTCGACTTCGTCCTGCACGGCTCGGCCTCCGACGAGACCGCCGGGCCCGCCGCGACCTGGGCGTCGACTTGCACGGAGGGCGACCCGGTGGCGATCTTCGACGAGGGCGTCGGCTTCAACCCGCCGGACGGCCTGAACCGGGTCCGCCTCGTCGCCGACGAGTCCGGCCTGCCCGCCGTCGCCGGAATCTTGCGTTCGCTACCGGCCGACGCCACCGGCGAGGCGATCGTCGAGGTGCCGTCCGCAGAGGACCAGCAGCCGCTGACCGGGCCGACCGGCGTCGAGGTGACCTGGGTCGTCCGGCCGGACCCGCACGGGGTGCCGGGACAGGCGGCGCTCGCCGCGGCCTCGGCGCTGCCGGCGACGACCGAACCGTTCTACGGCTGGGTGGTCGGTGAGCAGAGCCTGCCGACCGAGCTGCGGCGGCACTGGGTCGGCCAGGGTGTACCGAAGAATCACATCATGTTCTGCGGCTACTGGCGCGTCGGTCGGAGCCAGTGA
- a CDS encoding agmatine deiminase family protein, which translates to MPAEWAPHAATWMAFPTPNATFEEDGGPALAAARNAWAAVANVIVDYEPVRMLVNTADRAAAREVLDRRVQLIDVELDDAWLRDSGPTFVHEESGTGSGPRAVAWHFNGWGAQSWAAWDRDRHLGTRVAHSAGVEVDRSPLTQEGGGFHVDGEGTVLLTETVQLDPDRNPGWTHADVEGEIHSRLGTTTAIWLPRGLTADYDEFGTRGHVDVVATFACPGTVLVHTQPDPGHPDHEPMREIAEILRTAVDARGRRLRVLELPSPTVADYDGRLVDHSYVNHYLGNGVVVGCAFDDPGDARAAAVLAEAYPGRDVVLVDARDIFRFGGGVHCITQQQPATPG; encoded by the coding sequence ATGCCCGCGGAGTGGGCACCGCACGCCGCCACGTGGATGGCGTTCCCGACGCCGAACGCGACGTTCGAAGAGGACGGTGGCCCGGCGTTGGCCGCGGCACGGAACGCGTGGGCGGCGGTGGCGAACGTCATCGTGGACTACGAACCGGTCCGGATGCTGGTCAACACCGCCGATCGGGCCGCGGCCCGCGAGGTCCTCGACCGCCGCGTGCAGCTGATCGACGTGGAGCTGGACGACGCCTGGCTGCGGGACTCCGGGCCGACGTTCGTGCACGAGGAGAGCGGGACGGGCTCCGGGCCACGGGCGGTCGCCTGGCATTTCAACGGCTGGGGCGCGCAGTCGTGGGCCGCCTGGGATCGCGACCGGCACCTCGGGACGCGGGTCGCCCACTCGGCCGGCGTCGAGGTCGACCGGTCGCCGCTCACCCAGGAGGGCGGCGGCTTCCACGTCGACGGCGAGGGCACGGTGCTGCTCACCGAGACCGTCCAGCTCGACCCGGACCGCAACCCGGGCTGGACCCACGCCGACGTGGAGGGCGAGATCCACTCCCGACTCGGCACCACCACGGCGATCTGGTTACCGCGCGGGCTGACCGCGGACTACGACGAGTTCGGCACCCGCGGGCACGTCGACGTCGTCGCCACGTTCGCCTGCCCGGGGACGGTGCTCGTCCATACCCAGCCCGACCCCGGGCATCCGGATCACGAGCCCATGCGGGAGATCGCCGAGATCCTGCGCACCGCCGTCGACGCCCGGGGCAGGCGGCTGCGCGTCCTCGAACTGCCCTCCCCGACCGTCGCCGACTACGACGGGCGTCTGGTCGACCACTCCTACGTCAACCACTACCTGGGTAACGGGGTCGTGGTCGGCTGCGCGTTCGACGACCCGGGGGACGCCCGGGCGGCGGCCGTGCTGGCGGAGGCCTACCCGGGCCGGGACGTCGTACTCGTCGACGCCCGGGACATCTTTCGCTTCGGGGGCGGCGTGCACTGCATCACGCAGCAGCAACCCGCCACGCCCGGGTGA
- a CDS encoding ABC transporter permease subunit, giving the protein MRHLVTSEFTKVRTIRSTVATLLLMAATTIGTALLVALTGSLHPGETALAGALGNSGVGLVVAGAFGVLVVSTEYSSGTMRATCAASPRRGAVLTAKVFVTAAPVFVVALVAAAIAYGVAGVLLDRASHPLGEPFPALFGVAACHAVAALLGLALGTALRNAAAGVSAVVGALLVPTLIGPLLGDAQPWVNGATPVAALQKLVGPTEGLGSLAAWPTVALMAAYTAAGLAASTYLFRTRDI; this is encoded by the coding sequence ATGAGGCACCTGGTCACGAGCGAGTTCACGAAGGTTCGGACGATCCGCTCGACGGTGGCGACGCTGCTCCTGATGGCCGCGACCACGATCGGGACGGCGCTGCTGGTCGCGTTGACCGGGAGCCTGCACCCAGGCGAGACCGCGTTGGCTGGGGCGTTGGGCAACAGTGGGGTCGGTCTGGTCGTGGCGGGGGCATTCGGGGTGCTGGTGGTGTCCACCGAGTACTCGTCCGGGACGATGCGGGCGACGTGCGCGGCGTCCCCACGGCGGGGTGCGGTGCTCACGGCGAAAGTGTTCGTCACTGCGGCACCCGTGTTCGTCGTCGCCCTGGTCGCCGCCGCGATCGCCTACGGAGTCGCCGGCGTCCTCCTCGACCGGGCGAGCCATCCGCTCGGCGAACCGTTTCCGGCGCTGTTCGGTGTCGCGGCCTGCCATGCCGTCGCGGCGCTGCTCGGGCTGGCGCTCGGCACCGCGCTGCGCAACGCCGCCGCCGGCGTCTCCGCGGTCGTCGGCGCGCTGCTCGTTCCGACGCTGATCGGTCCGCTGCTCGGCGACGCCCAGCCCTGGGTGAACGGTGCGACGCCGGTCGCGGCGCTGCAGAAGCTGGTGGGTCCGACCGAAGGCCTCGGATCCCTGGCGGCGTGGCCCACGGTGGCGCTGATGGCCGCGTACACAGCGGCCGGGTTGGCCGCGAGCACGTACCTGTTCCGCACCCGCGACATCTGA
- a CDS encoding sensor histidine kinase, which yields MVGSRIPRRVIDTLALATVALVTGLDVWWSPPGSPRADALGYALAGASIAALLLRRRQPWLVLAVCAGAFTVLSLRGYRGELLFLPTAVALYTAVVRSSRSRTVLIGAIAVGWSVALAWTAGDRSSAPITAMAWPVVAVLLGEVVRSGRELRREQAAREARLAADREREIARRIEAERLRIAREVHDVVAHVMAGVTVQMGVAVAAVDRRPEVARAALHQARTASRGALAELRTAVALLRDGTSALDAGPPPGLADLAGLADGTRSPTLQVDVRTDPDATPLPAVLELTAYRIVQEALTNVVRHAHATRVDVSVRRDQEVLVVDVTDDGVGGTDPPGREGFGLRGMAERAASFGGRIEAGPRPDGGFRVRAFLPTGGAW from the coding sequence ATGGTGGGCAGCCGGATCCCCCGACGGGTGATCGACACGCTCGCGCTTGCCACCGTCGCCCTCGTGACCGGCCTGGACGTGTGGTGGAGCCCGCCCGGCAGCCCCCGGGCCGACGCACTCGGTTACGCGCTCGCCGGAGCGTCGATCGCGGCATTACTGCTCCGCCGCCGACAACCGTGGCTGGTACTCGCGGTCTGCGCCGGTGCGTTCACCGTGCTGTCGCTGCGGGGCTACCGCGGCGAACTGCTGTTCCTCCCGACCGCCGTGGCGCTCTACACGGCGGTGGTCCGCAGCTCGCGGTCGCGCACCGTCCTGATCGGTGCGATCGCGGTCGGCTGGTCGGTAGCTCTGGCGTGGACGGCCGGTGATCGGTCCAGTGCTCCGATCACCGCGATGGCCTGGCCGGTCGTCGCGGTGCTGCTCGGCGAGGTGGTGCGATCCGGCCGGGAGCTGCGCCGGGAGCAGGCCGCTCGGGAAGCTCGGTTGGCCGCCGACCGCGAACGCGAGATCGCCCGCCGGATCGAGGCGGAGCGGCTACGGATCGCCCGCGAGGTGCACGACGTCGTCGCGCACGTCATGGCGGGCGTCACCGTGCAGATGGGAGTCGCCGTCGCCGCGGTCGACCGGCGTCCGGAGGTGGCCCGCGCGGCGCTGCACCAGGCCCGCACCGCGAGCCGGGGCGCGCTGGCCGAGTTACGCACCGCGGTCGCGCTGCTCCGCGACGGCACGTCCGCCCTCGACGCCGGTCCGCCGCCGGGTTTGGCCGACCTCGCCGGCCTGGCGGACGGCACGCGTTCACCGACCCTCCAGGTCGACGTCCGCACGGATCCGGACGCCACGCCGCTGCCCGCCGTCCTCGAACTCACCGCGTACCGCATCGTCCAGGAGGCGCTGACCAACGTCGTCCGCCACGCGCACGCCACCCGGGTGGACGTCTCGGTACGCCGAGACCAGGAGGTCTTGGTCGTGGACGTCACCGACGACGGTGTCGGCGGCACCGATCCGCCCGGCCGGGAGGGCTTCGGGCTGCGCGGAATGGCCGAACGGGCCGCGAGTTTCGGTGGTCGGATCGAGGCCGGTCCGCGGCCTGACGGTGGCTTCCGGGTCCGCGCGTTCCTTCCGACCGGAGGTGCGTGGTGA
- a CDS encoding TetR/AcrR family transcriptional regulator gives MRAIPAAGSEPRRLDARRNREAILRVAEDAFRSDGDVVPLDEIARRAGLGRATVYRHFPDRNALGFAVAAQWLADLERGAAAHDADGLTFRDLLHAVMSMQLEHRPLVRLFRELPERQQRRYTEGLLAVLGPAFRRAQEEGSLRADVSIADLPLVFEMLEGALAGGPSTVDRGEATERLLQVLLDGLFSDPATPVRRPAVGEASSF, from the coding sequence GTGCGAGCGATTCCAGCGGCGGGATCAGAGCCTCGACGGCTGGATGCCCGGCGTAACCGGGAAGCTATTCTGCGGGTCGCCGAGGACGCGTTCCGGAGCGATGGCGACGTCGTTCCGCTGGACGAGATCGCACGCCGTGCCGGGCTCGGCCGGGCGACCGTCTACCGGCACTTTCCCGACCGCAACGCGCTGGGATTCGCGGTCGCGGCCCAGTGGCTCGCGGACCTCGAGCGTGGGGCGGCCGCGCACGACGCCGACGGCTTGACGTTCCGCGACCTGCTGCACGCGGTGATGTCGATGCAGCTCGAGCACCGCCCACTCGTGCGCCTCTTCCGGGAACTGCCCGAGCGGCAGCAGCGCCGGTACACCGAAGGGCTGCTCGCCGTGCTCGGCCCCGCGTTCCGCCGCGCCCAGGAGGAGGGCAGCCTGCGCGCCGACGTCTCGATCGCCGACCTTCCCCTCGTCTTCGAGATGCTGGAGGGCGCACTCGCCGGCGGGCCTTCCACCGTCGACCGCGGAGAGGCGACCGAGCGGCTGCTCCAGGTCCTGCTCGACGGCCTCTTCAGCGATCCGGCCACTCCTGTGCGACGCCCGGCGGTCGGCGAGGCCAGCTCGTTCTAA
- a CDS encoding GMC oxidoreductase, whose amino-acid sequence MRTLSRRSLLRGAAGLTTLGAGVTLLPASASARVRVVREQHRVVVIGSGFGGGVTALRLANAGVPVLVLERGQRWPAGPNSETFPRPTSPDKRMFWLGSAPSLPGIPSIPFAPYTGLLEQVPGEGMLTICAAGVGGGSLVYQGMTLQPSAELFQKCFPETLDYAELDRVYYPRVAAMLKLQTAPDELVNSKTYAAARIFARNARRAGYAIEKIPMPIDWNFALRELKGEMKPAYTNGDGALGVNNGGKHSIDVTYLAAAEATGRCTVATRHNVTGVARTPSGEWQVSVDHIDADGTVQVKKILTAKALVMAAGTANTTRLLMRAGAKGDIPDLPDGLGTNWGSNGDRIYTWTNLADDFGAPQGGPVVYGTKDWSDPATANTVIQASLPPLPNLRTTMLVGYGISAGRGKFVYDSAKDDAVLHWPMDADAALSKRIHTRISRIAGSLSGLVDTTAIAANTWHPLGGASMGSVCDLEGRVLGQRGLYVLDGALMPGTTAACNPSMTIAAVAERALDRLVRDDVGRVI is encoded by the coding sequence ATGCGCACTCTGAGCCGACGTTCACTCTTGCGGGGTGCGGCGGGACTGACCACGCTCGGCGCGGGTGTCACGCTGCTCCCGGCAAGCGCGTCCGCCCGGGTCCGCGTAGTCCGCGAGCAGCACCGCGTCGTCGTCATCGGCTCGGGCTTCGGCGGAGGTGTCACCGCACTCCGCCTGGCGAACGCCGGCGTTCCGGTGCTGGTACTCGAGCGTGGCCAGCGCTGGCCGGCCGGGCCGAACTCCGAGACGTTCCCCCGCCCCACCTCGCCGGACAAGCGGATGTTCTGGCTCGGGTCGGCACCGTCGCTGCCCGGCATCCCGTCGATTCCGTTCGCCCCGTACACCGGACTGCTGGAGCAGGTGCCCGGCGAAGGCATGCTGACCATCTGCGCCGCCGGCGTGGGCGGCGGCTCGCTGGTTTACCAAGGAATGACGCTCCAGCCGAGCGCTGAATTGTTCCAGAAATGTTTTCCGGAGACACTCGACTACGCAGAACTCGATCGTGTCTACTATCCGCGGGTCGCCGCGATGCTGAAGCTGCAAACCGCGCCGGACGAACTCGTGAACAGCAAGACCTATGCGGCGGCGCGGATCTTCGCACGTAATGCCCGGCGAGCCGGCTACGCGATCGAGAAGATCCCGATGCCGATCGACTGGAATTTCGCGCTCCGGGAACTCAAGGGCGAGATGAAGCCGGCGTACACCAACGGTGACGGCGCGCTCGGCGTGAACAACGGCGGCAAGCACTCGATCGACGTCACGTACCTCGCCGCCGCCGAGGCGACCGGTCGCTGCACGGTCGCGACCCGGCACAACGTCACCGGCGTCGCCCGGACACCGAGCGGCGAGTGGCAGGTGTCGGTCGATCACATCGACGCCGACGGCACCGTGCAGGTGAAGAAGATCCTCACCGCGAAGGCACTGGTGATGGCGGCCGGCACCGCGAACACCACCCGGCTGTTGATGCGCGCGGGAGCGAAGGGCGACATCCCGGATCTGCCTGATGGGCTGGGGACCAACTGGGGATCGAACGGCGACCGCATCTACACCTGGACGAACCTGGCGGACGATTTCGGTGCACCACAGGGCGGACCGGTGGTGTACGGCACCAAGGACTGGAGCGACCCAGCCACCGCGAACACCGTCATCCAGGCGTCGCTGCCACCCCTGCCGAACCTGCGCACGACCATGCTGGTCGGCTACGGCATCAGCGCGGGCCGGGGAAAGTTCGTCTACGACTCGGCGAAGGACGACGCGGTCCTGCACTGGCCCATGGACGCCGACGCCGCGCTGAGCAAGCGCATCCACACCCGCATCAGCCGGATCGCCGGATCGCTCAGCGGACTCGTGGACACCACCGCGATCGCCGCGAACACCTGGCACCCGCTCGGCGGGGCGTCGATGGGATCGGTCTGTGACCTGGAGGGACGGGTACTCGGTCAGCGCGGGCTCTACGTGCTCGACGGTGCGCTGATGCCCGGCACCACGGCGGCCTGCAACCCGTCGATGACGATCGCCGCGGTCGCCGAGCGGGCCCTCGACCGTCTCGTCCGCGACGATGTCGGCCGGGTCATCTGA
- a CDS encoding response regulator transcription factor: MTAIRVVLADDQTIVRAGFRALFDLTDDLRVVGEAADGPSAVACARRTRPDVVLMDIRMPGHDGLEAARRILADPTLTGTRILVLTTFGLDEYVFEALSVGASGFLLKDVDPDDLYAAVRMVAGGGSLLDPAVTRAVVHEFARLRGTLVGVERLDVLTERERGVVALVARGLSNEEIGARLVISPLTAKTHVSRALTKLGLRDRVQLVVLAYETGLVRTGDSVLPSE; encoded by the coding sequence GTGACCGCGATCCGGGTGGTGCTCGCCGACGACCAGACGATCGTGCGGGCCGGCTTCCGTGCGCTGTTCGACCTCACCGACGATCTGCGCGTCGTCGGGGAGGCAGCGGACGGGCCGTCCGCGGTCGCCTGCGCGCGGCGGACCAGGCCGGACGTCGTTCTCATGGACATCCGGATGCCGGGGCACGACGGCCTGGAGGCCGCCCGCCGGATCCTCGCCGACCCGACGCTGACCGGCACCCGCATCCTGGTCCTGACGACGTTCGGGCTGGACGAGTACGTCTTCGAGGCCCTCTCCGTGGGCGCCAGCGGCTTCCTGCTCAAGGACGTCGACCCGGACGATCTCTATGCGGCCGTCCGGATGGTCGCGGGCGGCGGCAGCCTGCTCGACCCGGCCGTGACCCGAGCCGTCGTGCACGAGTTCGCCCGGCTGCGCGGGACGCTCGTCGGCGTCGAGCGGCTGGACGTCCTGACCGAGCGGGAGCGGGGCGTCGTCGCGCTGGTCGCTCGGGGACTGTCCAACGAGGAGATCGGCGCGCGGCTGGTCATCAGCCCGCTGACGGCGAAGACCCACGTCAGCCGTGCCCTGACCAAGCTCGGCCTGCGCGACCGGGTGCAGCTCGTCGTGCTCGCCTACGAGACCGGCCTGGTGCGGACCGGCGACTCGGTACTCCCATCGGAGTAG